TTTTTTATACAGTTCAGACATTTTATCCTCACATGGCAAAGGTCACTTATTGAATTAAAATTCACTTTATCTGTATCAATATTCACTTGCAACCCCGTTTCACAAATCTTTCTTACAAAGGTGGAGGCAAACACATCCGTGTGTGAAAATAGAAGTATCTGCCGCACTTTAAAGAGGAACGAGCCATGGCAAACCCAGAACTGCTGGAAGAACAGCGCGAAGAGACGCGACTGATTATTGAAGAACTGCTGGAAGACGGCAGCGATCCGGATGCGCTGTACACCATCGAGCACCATTTCTCTGCGGATGATTTCGAAGCGCTGGAAAAGCTGGCGGTAGAAGCGTTCCGTCTGGGTTACGAAGTGACCGAGCCAGAAGAGCTGGAAGTGGAAGAGGGCGACACCGTCATCTGCTGCGACATCCTGAGCGAAGGCGCGCTGAAAGCCGAGCTGATCGACGCCCAGGTTGAACAGCTGATGGACCTGGCCGAACGTTTTGAAGTGGAATACGACGGCTGGGGCACCTACTTTGAAGATCCGAACGGCGAAG
This Leclercia sp. S52 DNA region includes the following protein-coding sequences:
- the rraB gene encoding ribonuclease E inhibitor RraB yields the protein MANPELLEEQREETRLIIEELLEDGSDPDALYTIEHHFSADDFEALEKLAVEAFRLGYEVTEPEELEVEEGDTVICCDILSEGALKAELIDAQVEQLMDLAERFEVEYDGWGTYFEDPNGEEGDEDDDEDFVDEDDDGVRH